The following proteins are encoded in a genomic region of Lactiplantibacillus plantarum:
- the msrA gene encoding peptide-methionine (S)-S-oxide reductase MsrA, with protein sequence MKTKPEALMRDLYNLIINPATRDWERHLLVQAKNNRQQLSPTGQLKQLEADLRPLAMRNNLTPDVMDFYLAITGNAPMPTKNNVSAYPPLSSPYEERAVFAGGCFWCMVEPFDQRPGINNVISGYTGGSWAQPTYEQVSGQYTGHVEAVEIRYDSRKISYQNLVDIYWQLIDPTDRFGQINDRGSQYRPVIFYANQHQLTIAQASKQALVDSQRYQKPIVVAIEPLQQFWPAENYHQDFYRKQPRRYRQLKKAHDHYLNWLKFKNKF encoded by the coding sequence ATGAAAACAAAACCTGAAGCCTTAATGCGCGACTTATACAATTTAATCATCAACCCGGCGACGCGTGACTGGGAACGCCATTTACTAGTCCAGGCCAAGAATAATCGGCAACAGCTATCGCCGACTGGGCAACTAAAACAGCTCGAAGCTGATTTGCGACCATTAGCTATGCGGAATAACTTGACCCCGGATGTTATGGACTTTTATCTTGCCATCACTGGCAACGCACCCATGCCGACTAAAAACAATGTATCGGCTTACCCACCCCTTAGTTCGCCTTATGAAGAACGGGCAGTCTTTGCTGGTGGGTGCTTTTGGTGCATGGTTGAGCCCTTTGATCAGCGTCCCGGTATTAATAATGTGATTTCTGGTTATACCGGTGGTTCGTGGGCCCAACCGACCTATGAACAAGTTAGTGGTCAATATACGGGGCACGTTGAAGCCGTGGAAATCAGATACGATTCCCGTAAAATCTCGTATCAAAATCTTGTCGATATTTATTGGCAACTAATTGATCCGACCGACCGCTTTGGACAAATCAATGATCGCGGTAGCCAATACCGGCCAGTCATTTTTTATGCTAATCAACATCAATTGACCATTGCGCAAGCATCCAAACAAGCGCTTGTGGACTCGCAACGTTATCAAAAACCAATTGTCGTGGCCATTGAGCCCTTACAGCAATTTTGGCCAGCAGAAAATTATCATCAGGATTTTTACCGCAAACAACCCCGGCGCTACCGACAACTGAAAAAAGCCCATGATCACTATCTAAATTGGTTGAAATTCAAAAACAAATTCTAG
- a CDS encoding MerR family transcriptional regulator, which translates to MDDEVAKYTTQEISVLVGMSVSQVHYYDRLGLIPNLRRSENGYRVFTEKNLIWMKNLKIFIDSEMPLKDIRQLTDLVVQGKQATAEKRQAIVEHHLKELEKKQAELKKQVAFMNGFIKTYQQMEKESDER; encoded by the coding sequence TTGGATGATGAAGTCGCCAAATATACAACCCAAGAGATTTCAGTATTAGTTGGGATGAGTGTCTCTCAGGTCCATTACTATGATCGCCTGGGCCTAATTCCTAATCTAAGACGATCTGAGAATGGGTATCGTGTTTTTACGGAAAAGAATCTGATTTGGATGAAAAATTTGAAGATTTTTATTGATTCCGAAATGCCGTTGAAGGATATTCGTCAACTAACTGATTTAGTTGTTCAAGGCAAGCAAGCAACAGCGGAAAAGCGTCAAGCGATTGTTGAACATCATCTGAAAGAATTAGAGAAAAAACAGGCTGAACTTAAGAAACAGGTCGCATTCATGAACGGGTTTATTAAAACATATCAGCAAATGGAAAAGGAGTCCGATGAACGATGA
- a CDS encoding NAD(P)-dependent oxidoreductase codes for MNTVLVIGATSPTAQAFIKLMERDYPEMTLKLFVRNRKKVPAYQKREHVIFLGDAAKYTDYVAALEDVDYIYDSVGGLSTGPYVKLLLRAIKETQATIKRIVDISAGGIYGEYLSGNLPYLSAVRTQHPQYTHDQLDKPLLFANSGIPFTIFRPGLIQNGPETKIITHGPEFRAIPESEFAINRDTFARAAANALFNDDYHNQSVAISNGELL; via the coding sequence ATGAATACAGTTTTAGTTATTGGTGCAACTTCGCCAACTGCCCAGGCCTTCATTAAATTAATGGAACGTGATTATCCAGAAATGACTTTAAAATTATTTGTTCGTAATCGCAAAAAGGTCCCTGCCTATCAGAAACGAGAACATGTTATTTTTCTGGGAGATGCAGCGAAATATACTGATTATGTAGCGGCACTCGAGGATGTCGATTATATTTATGATTCCGTTGGTGGGCTGAGCACTGGTCCGTACGTTAAGTTATTGTTACGTGCAATTAAGGAAACACAGGCAACAATTAAACGAATAGTCGATATTTCGGCAGGCGGTATTTACGGTGAATATTTGTCTGGTAATTTACCCTATTTATCGGCTGTTCGCACGCAACATCCTCAGTATACCCATGATCAGTTAGACAAACCGTTGTTATTTGCAAATAGTGGTATTCCCTTTACAATCTTTAGACCAGGACTAATTCAGAATGGACCCGAAACAAAAATTATTACGCACGGTCCTGAATTTAGAGCGATACCGGAGTCTGAATTTGCAATTAATCGAGATACGTTTGCTAGGGCAGCAGCCAATGCCTTATTTAATGATGACTACCACAATCAAAGTGTTGCTATTTCTAATGGTGAACTATTATAG
- a CDS encoding EamA family transporter, producing MKRLVGTLCGIISAALFGLGGILAQPLLSEQVLTPQQIVLLRLLIGGAMLLLYRNLFFKQARKSTKKIWTHWRILTRIMIYGIAGLCTAQIAFFSAINYSNAAVATVFQSTSPFILLVFTALKAKRLPSLLAGMSLISALMGIWLIVESGFKTGLIKPEAIIFGLIAAIGVILYTKLPVPLLNQIAAVDILGWALVIGGVIALIHTPLPNLVRFSKTQLLAVLIIVILATVVAYDLYLESLKLIDGFLATMTGLFEPISSVLFGMLFLHQILVPQALVGIILVVGAIMILNLPHHITAPVPSKPCQCTMPNQ from the coding sequence ATGAAGCGTTTAGTTGGAACTCTGTGCGGTATTATTAGTGCCGCTTTATTTGGGCTAGGTGGAATACTAGCACAGCCTTTGTTAAGTGAGCAAGTTCTGACTCCGCAACAGATTGTATTGTTACGGCTGTTAATCGGTGGGGCAATGTTGTTGCTATATCGTAACTTGTTTTTCAAGCAGGCTAGAAAAAGCACGAAAAAGATTTGGACACATTGGCGAATTTTAACACGAATTATGATATACGGCATCGCCGGCTTGTGCACGGCACAAATTGCCTTTTTTTCTGCGATTAATTACAGTAATGCAGCAGTTGCAACTGTCTTTCAGTCCACTAGTCCGTTTATTCTGCTTGTATTTACCGCGCTGAAAGCGAAAAGACTTCCCAGTTTATTAGCAGGAATGAGCTTAATAAGCGCATTGATGGGAATCTGGCTTATTGTTGAATCCGGATTTAAGACCGGATTAATAAAACCGGAAGCAATTATTTTTGGCCTGATTGCGGCTATCGGGGTTATCTTATACACCAAACTACCTGTTCCATTGTTAAACCAAATTGCCGCAGTGGATATTTTGGGATGGGCACTAGTTATTGGCGGTGTGATAGCGTTGATTCACACACCGTTACCAAATTTAGTTAGATTTTCAAAAACGCAGCTTTTAGCGGTTCTTATCATTGTTATTCTAGCCACCGTTGTTGCGTATGATCTTTATTTAGAAAGTTTAAAGCTAATAGACGGATTTCTGGCAACTATGACTGGACTATTTGAACCAATAAGTTCCGTACTTTTTGGCATGTTATTCTTGCACCAAATCTTAGTTCCTCAGGCCTTGGTTGGTATTATATTGGTTGTGGGTGCAATTATGATACTGAATTTACCTCACCATATCACGGCACCTGTTCCCAGCAAACCCTGTCAATGTACGATGCCTAATCAGTAG
- a CDS encoding Cof-type HAD-IIB family hydrolase produces the protein MYKMIVCDLDETLMNDNGTLSEKNAAAIQAAAAKGVYFVPNSGRSYTSFQNDLETMGLRDQPHQYSISYNGGLILENKDNRPLAVNAMPYEVAKGVFEAGIANQQAATHVYTQDTLYIYNPVPSDSDYLQNRGVTFTTMTTPDFEQFKTMNVMKIIMALPTMTDRKQMRADVEAIVDPSKLAVTYSSDRYVEFNPAGVDKGTAAVQLGKLLGITADEIIAAGDNSNDLPMLKAVGLPVSVANGIDAVKAAAKYVTVADNNHDALAEVINKFIL, from the coding sequence ATGTATAAAATGATTGTTTGTGACTTGGATGAGACCCTGATGAATGACAATGGTACGTTGTCAGAAAAGAATGCGGCGGCAATTCAAGCTGCGGCGGCTAAGGGTGTTTATTTTGTGCCGAATTCTGGTCGTAGTTATACCTCGTTTCAGAACGATTTGGAGACGATGGGATTGCGGGACCAACCACATCAATATTCGATTTCTTATAATGGTGGTTTGATTTTAGAGAATAAGGATAATCGGCCATTGGCGGTGAATGCCATGCCATATGAGGTTGCTAAAGGGGTGTTTGAAGCGGGAATTGCGAATCAGCAGGCGGCGACGCATGTGTACACGCAGGATACGTTATATATTTACAATCCGGTTCCAAGTGATTCAGATTATCTACAAAACCGGGGCGTGACGTTCACAACTATGACGACGCCGGACTTTGAACAATTCAAAACGATGAACGTCATGAAGATTATTATGGCCTTGCCAACGATGACTGACCGCAAGCAAATGCGCGCAGACGTTGAAGCTATTGTTGATCCAAGCAAATTAGCCGTCACTTATTCGTCCGACCGTTACGTTGAGTTTAATCCGGCTGGCGTTGACAAGGGGACCGCAGCGGTTCAATTAGGAAAGCTACTGGGAATTACGGCGGATGAAATTATTGCAGCTGGCGATAACAGCAATGATCTCCCCATGCTGAAGGCGGTCGGATTGCCTGTGAGTGTCGCCAATGGTATCGATGCAGTCAAGGCCGCAGCTAAGTACGTGACGGTCGCTGATAACAACCATGACGCGTTAGCAGAGGTTATTAACAAGTTTATTTTATAG
- a CDS encoding sensor histidine kinase, with amino-acid sequence MTVLLTVIYMLYDDYSDIITFIVNMGLLAFVRRKKYFIVTSLTATLAYILFSFFGNYATESIFHLFNLGLNDWSGWLFEAIGETIVTACMLAVAASFKVLKKRYPRQFVDGLTLNVIVSALAVVAVAFFTITTAADNYNIGSGFLGILMLILVAILLINAGTFLYLFYSYTLRVQNNRQALERQQYDIYVKNLENSYQNLRKFRHDYQNILLSLGEYIQTADDPELQQYFRQVVTKSKQSLNRDFGHFDNLEQIKDKPLKAIIQSKFSVARQAGIQVRLEANDPIAAIAIDSVTLSRVSGILLDNAIEAVKGQSGGQIAVALVKYPRMVELIFANSLNHPIERLDELMVAGHTSKGAGHGQGLATVRELLDPLANVTYEVSSHQRFEFIISIESE; translated from the coding sequence ATGACCGTACTTCTAACTGTGATCTACATGTTGTATGACGACTATTCGGATATCATCACGTTCATTGTGAACATGGGGTTACTGGCGTTTGTACGGCGCAAAAAGTACTTTATTGTGACGAGTCTAACGGCCACACTCGCCTACATTCTTTTTAGTTTCTTTGGCAATTATGCGACGGAGTCGATTTTTCACTTATTCAACTTGGGTTTGAATGACTGGAGTGGCTGGCTATTTGAAGCCATCGGTGAAACAATTGTCACAGCTTGTATGTTGGCAGTCGCCGCTAGTTTCAAGGTCTTAAAGAAGCGTTATCCGCGGCAATTTGTAGACGGGCTAACGTTGAACGTGATTGTCAGTGCTTTGGCTGTAGTTGCGGTCGCGTTTTTTACCATCACGACTGCGGCGGATAATTATAATATTGGCTCAGGATTTTTGGGGATTCTAATGTTGATTCTAGTGGCTATCTTGCTGATCAACGCCGGAACGTTTCTTTACCTGTTCTATAGTTATACATTGCGGGTTCAAAATAACCGGCAAGCTTTGGAACGGCAACAATATGATATTTATGTCAAAAATTTGGAAAATAGTTATCAAAATTTACGTAAGTTTCGCCATGATTATCAAAACATCTTACTGTCCTTGGGTGAGTATATTCAGACAGCTGATGATCCTGAATTACAACAATATTTTCGTCAAGTTGTGACCAAGTCTAAGCAAAGTCTAAATCGTGATTTTGGACACTTTGACAATTTAGAACAAATCAAGGACAAACCATTGAAAGCCATTATTCAGAGTAAGTTTTCCGTTGCGCGCCAAGCTGGAATTCAAGTACGCTTGGAAGCCAACGACCCGATTGCGGCAATTGCAATTGATTCAGTGACGTTATCACGGGTGAGTGGCATCTTGTTAGACAATGCCATCGAAGCGGTGAAGGGTCAGAGTGGTGGTCAGATTGCGGTCGCACTTGTTAAGTATCCCCGCATGGTGGAGTTGATTTTTGCCAATTCATTGAATCATCCGATTGAGCGCCTGGATGAGCTGATGGTTGCTGGGCATACTTCGAAAGGTGCTGGTCATGGGCAAGGGTTAGCAACCGTTCGTGAGTTGTTAGATCCATTAGCTAACGTGACTTATGAAGTGAGCTCCCATCAACGATTCGAATTTATTATTAGTATTGAAAGTGAGTGA
- a CDS encoding LytR/AlgR family response regulator transcription factor, which translates to MLKTFVVEDDPEQLATLKQIIKNHIMINDFDMELTLATGQAQTLLDYVETNSDLEGLYFLDIEYPGQDLNGLALATRIREADVNARIVFVSTHSEMAFLTFERRIEPLDFIVKDLGQETVKAKVETDIRVAYERYTKQAVTSKAMFSYSKGGQLFNVPLDQVLFIETGAVRNKLVLHLTDRIVQYNGKISDETVAHPELFRVHKSFLVNPQMLVRIDKQHQLGYFENGESVDIAIRKMHDLIALIKRSELAVTFS; encoded by the coding sequence GTGTTAAAGACCTTTGTTGTGGAAGACGATCCTGAACAATTAGCAACCTTAAAGCAAATCATTAAGAATCATATTATGATTAATGATTTTGATATGGAACTGACCTTAGCAACCGGACAAGCACAAACGTTGTTGGACTATGTCGAGACCAATTCCGATCTTGAGGGACTCTACTTTTTAGATATTGAATATCCTGGGCAAGACTTAAATGGCCTAGCACTGGCGACTCGAATTCGCGAGGCGGATGTTAATGCGCGGATTGTCTTCGTGTCGACCCATTCTGAAATGGCCTTTTTGACCTTTGAACGACGAATCGAACCACTGGACTTTATTGTGAAAGATTTGGGTCAAGAAACGGTCAAAGCCAAAGTGGAGACAGATATTCGGGTTGCTTATGAACGTTATACCAAGCAAGCAGTCACCAGCAAGGCCATGTTTTCTTACTCTAAGGGTGGTCAGCTCTTCAATGTTCCATTAGATCAGGTGTTATTTATCGAGACTGGAGCAGTTCGTAACAAGCTGGTTCTCCATTTAACAGATCGAATTGTTCAATACAATGGTAAGATTAGTGATGAAACCGTGGCCCACCCAGAGTTATTCCGGGTTCATAAGAGTTTCTTGGTGAACCCGCAAATGCTAGTACGAATTGATAAGCAACATCAGCTTGGCTACTTTGAAAATGGCGAGTCGGTCGATATTGCGATTCGTAAAATGCATGATTTAATCGCATTAATCAAGCGTTCCGAACTGGCAGTCACGTTTAGCTAG
- a CDS encoding membrane protein, with product MKQFWSLILMILAGCLLIFGSEYSLQGDYHRRIHRLTVSKVVYHQNATSATISGRTKHGVIVTLKSGKHVRQVISNKQSGQFYVKMPVHKRITIKVVGLKAKVLTVPTGTKS from the coding sequence ATGAAGCAGTTCTGGTCACTAATCTTAATGATTTTGGCCGGTTGTTTGTTAATATTTGGTTCGGAATACAGCTTGCAAGGTGATTATCATCGACGAATTCATCGGCTCACTGTGTCAAAGGTGGTTTACCATCAAAATGCTACCTCTGCAACAATCAGTGGCCGTACCAAGCACGGTGTCATTGTCACCTTAAAGAGTGGGAAACATGTCCGTCAGGTTATTTCGAATAAGCAGAGTGGTCAATTCTATGTTAAAATGCCAGTTCATAAGCGAATTACAATTAAAGTCGTGGGGCTAAAAGCCAAAGTACTAACAGTACCAACCGGGACAAAGAGTTAG
- a CDS encoding CPBP family intramembrane glutamic endopeptidase has product MTPIVEELVFRGVLTNLFFQQEWLKVGLSGIVFGSLHSSSTLPSFLIYVTMGLVLAIVYRLTRKIRAAIALHFVINSLAITIMLLH; this is encoded by the coding sequence TTGACTCCAATTGTTGAAGAGTTAGTTTTTCGTGGCGTTCTGACTAACCTTTTCTTTCAACAAGAATGGCTCAAGGTCGGGCTCAGCGGGATTGTTTTCGGTAGTCTCCATAGTAGTTCAACCTTACCGAGCTTCCTCATATACGTCACCATGGGACTCGTGCTAGCTATTGTTTATCGGCTGACCCGTAAAATTCGCGCGGCCATTGCGCTCCACTTTGTGATCAATAGCCTAGCAATTACCATCATGTTACTGCATTGA
- a CDS encoding MarR family winged helix-turn-helix transcriptional regulator, translating into MATPTKNILLDEQLCFALYTASKRYNHFYSEALAPFKLTYPQYITLLALWEKSPMTVRELGSHVNLDSGTLPPLLKRMQTQGWVERKRDTDDERQVNISLSQKAIDAKPEIFAHVNSCMDLLGLDEATYNQIRETVNFASEHIKNADPKKVDYSGEAF; encoded by the coding sequence ATGGCAACCCCAACAAAAAACATTTTGCTCGACGAACAGCTCTGTTTTGCGCTCTACACCGCCAGCAAACGATATAATCATTTTTATTCCGAAGCTTTAGCACCTTTCAAGCTGACTTATCCGCAGTACATCACTTTATTGGCACTCTGGGAAAAGAGTCCGATGACGGTCCGGGAACTTGGTTCACACGTTAACCTTGATAGCGGGACTCTGCCCCCGTTATTGAAACGGATGCAAACCCAAGGCTGGGTCGAACGCAAGCGCGATACGGACGATGAACGCCAAGTCAACATCTCGTTGTCGCAAAAAGCCATCGATGCTAAACCAGAGATTTTTGCCCACGTTAATTCTTGCATGGATTTACTTGGTTTAGATGAAGCAACCTATAACCAGATTCGCGAAACGGTTAACTTTGCTTCCGAACACATCAAAAATGCCGATCCTAAAAAGGTCGACTATTCTGGTGAAGCATTCTAA
- a CDS encoding ATP-binding cassette domain-containing protein, whose protein sequence is MTSYSFPHGAIDVYDATQNNLKHVSLRVPKYATTVFVGLSGSGKSSLVFDTIAAASRRELNETFPSFTQQYLPKYGQPHVGHIEHLPVAIVIAQQRLGKNARSTLATYTGIYSLLRLLFSRVGEPFIGYSDSFSFNLPQGMCPTCQGLGYVDDIDEQQLIDPEKSLNEGAITFVSFAPDTWRWRRYATSGLFDNDKPIKDYSAAEYDLLMHAPQQKLAHPGEGFPRTALYEGVVPRIKRSIIGKKEAEHHRDAIAAIVTRKPCPTCDGTRLKPVVLTNHINGVNIAQVTAMDLKHVLAFLQAIDAPLAQDIVRELTTKIQSLVDIGLGYLTLDRGTSSLSGGEAQRIKIAKYLTSALVDMVYILDEPSVGLHPHDIQLIKQALTKLKDKGNTILIVEHNPAMFTLADYVVEMGPAAGRTGGNVTFTGTYDELLASDTLTGRWLRQSHKWGQERPVQAHLALHHINENNLHDVSVDMPLGVMTVVSGVAGSGKSSLVTALKRQLKTAYIDLAQTPVGLNIRSTPATYLGVLDQIRQLFAKANGVATSWFSYNGKGACPRCKGKGVTITNMAFMDPVVQTCELCHGLRYNETALSYAYQGKTIADVLQMSVTAALAFFATMDKVAQPLKNLDRVGLGYLTLAQPLTTLSGGELQRLKLAVELGKQGTVYLLDEPTAGLHLQDTQRLLKLFDALVAAGNSLIIIEHNLAVISQADWLIDVGPDAGQYGGRIQYSGTPRAAVDVPTSRTGAALKAWLKA, encoded by the coding sequence ATGACCAGTTATTCATTTCCACATGGCGCCATTGACGTATACGACGCTACCCAAAACAATTTAAAGCACGTTAGTCTTCGCGTTCCTAAATATGCAACCACGGTGTTCGTGGGCTTGTCAGGTTCCGGTAAGTCGTCACTCGTTTTTGATACGATTGCAGCGGCGTCACGGCGCGAACTGAATGAAACGTTTCCCAGTTTTACGCAACAATATTTACCGAAGTATGGTCAACCACACGTCGGGCATATCGAGCACTTGCCCGTTGCGATTGTGATTGCTCAACAACGCCTCGGCAAGAATGCGCGTTCAACCTTGGCAACCTATACTGGGATTTATTCGTTACTGCGGCTCTTGTTTTCACGGGTTGGGGAACCGTTTATCGGGTATTCGGACAGTTTTTCGTTTAACTTACCCCAAGGCATGTGCCCAACCTGCCAAGGTTTAGGTTATGTTGACGATATTGATGAGCAGCAATTGATTGATCCTGAGAAATCATTAAATGAGGGGGCCATCACGTTTGTGAGTTTTGCACCGGATACGTGGCGTTGGCGCCGTTATGCGACGAGTGGTTTGTTTGACAATGATAAACCCATCAAGGATTATAGTGCTGCGGAATACGATTTACTGATGCACGCACCGCAACAGAAATTAGCCCATCCTGGAGAAGGTTTTCCTAGAACGGCCCTGTATGAAGGTGTTGTTCCGCGGATCAAGCGCTCGATTATTGGTAAGAAGGAAGCCGAACACCATCGCGATGCGATTGCGGCGATCGTCACGCGCAAACCGTGCCCAACGTGTGATGGCACACGACTCAAACCGGTCGTGTTGACCAATCATATTAACGGGGTCAACATTGCTCAGGTGACGGCTATGGATTTAAAGCATGTTCTGGCATTTTTACAAGCGATTGATGCGCCGTTAGCCCAAGATATTGTGCGGGAGCTGACGACCAAGATCCAATCGTTGGTCGATATTGGCCTGGGCTATCTGACATTGGATCGTGGGACCAGTTCTTTATCTGGTGGTGAAGCGCAACGGATTAAGATTGCCAAATACTTGACCAGCGCCTTAGTAGATATGGTCTACATTTTGGACGAGCCAAGCGTTGGGCTGCACCCACATGATATTCAGTTAATCAAGCAAGCGTTAACGAAGCTGAAGGATAAGGGTAACACAATTCTGATTGTTGAACACAATCCAGCCATGTTTACGTTAGCCGACTATGTTGTCGAGATGGGGCCTGCAGCTGGTCGCACTGGTGGAAACGTGACCTTTACCGGGACTTATGACGAGTTACTGGCTTCTGATACGTTGACGGGCCGGTGGTTGCGACAATCGCATAAATGGGGTCAAGAACGACCAGTCCAGGCCCACTTGGCATTACACCATATTAATGAAAATAACCTGCACGATGTCAGTGTCGACATGCCCCTCGGTGTGATGACGGTCGTCTCGGGGGTGGCCGGTTCAGGGAAGAGTTCGCTGGTTACCGCGCTAAAACGGCAATTAAAGACGGCTTATATTGATTTAGCCCAGACACCAGTGGGCCTGAATATTCGCTCAACACCGGCGACTTACTTAGGAGTGCTCGACCAAATCCGACAACTATTCGCGAAAGCCAATGGCGTGGCAACTAGTTGGTTCAGCTATAATGGTAAGGGTGCTTGTCCGCGGTGTAAGGGTAAAGGCGTGACCATCACGAATATGGCCTTTATGGATCCCGTTGTGCAGACATGTGAATTGTGTCATGGGCTGCGGTATAATGAAACGGCGCTCAGCTATGCTTACCAGGGTAAGACGATTGCCGACGTGCTCCAGATGTCAGTCACAGCGGCGTTAGCTTTTTTTGCCACGATGGACAAAGTGGCTCAGCCATTGAAGAATTTAGACCGGGTCGGTTTGGGTTACCTAACATTGGCGCAACCGCTCACCACTTTGTCGGGTGGTGAACTGCAACGGTTGAAGCTGGCGGTTGAGCTAGGCAAGCAGGGAACGGTGTACTTGTTAGATGAACCGACTGCCGGTCTGCATTTGCAAGACACACAACGCTTATTAAAATTATTCGATGCCTTAGTGGCCGCTGGTAACTCGTTGATTATTATCGAACATAATCTAGCGGTAATTAGCCAGGCCGATTGGTTGATCGATGTGGGGCCGGATGCTGGTCAGTATGGCGGCCGAATTCAGTATAGCGGAACCCCACGAGCAGCAGTTGACGTGCCCACTTCACGCACTGGAGCCGCTTTGAAGGCTTGGCTGAAGGCGTGA
- a CDS encoding GtrA family protein: protein MILLLYNIFELEETVANGVQWLIKIYHQYQYFWKYALFGFMAALVNVLVFWVLHSVLAEHYLFSNTIAWVLATLFSFFTNKAVVFQSKSQDFWHWCREFISFMLTRGLSYFFDTFLMFVGISLLFWAPLLVKIIDQVLVGLFNYGTSRLIFMESNQKMRMRQQIMKRLSDRNN, encoded by the coding sequence ATGATATTGCTATTGTATAATATTTTTGAGCTAGAAGAAACGGTGGCGAACGGCGTGCAGTGGTTGATTAAAATCTACCATCAATATCAATATTTTTGGAAATACGCACTGTTTGGCTTTATGGCCGCGCTGGTGAACGTCTTGGTATTCTGGGTGCTACACTCAGTCTTGGCGGAACACTATTTATTTTCCAACACAATCGCATGGGTGCTAGCAACTTTGTTTAGTTTTTTTACCAACAAAGCGGTGGTCTTTCAGTCCAAATCGCAAGACTTTTGGCACTGGTGTCGCGAGTTCATTAGTTTCATGTTGACACGAGGCTTATCATATTTTTTCGATACTTTCCTCATGTTCGTCGGCATTTCGTTGTTGTTCTGGGCACCCCTACTTGTTAAAATCATCGACCAGGTTCTCGTGGGACTCTTTAACTATGGAACGTCGCGGCTGATTTTTATGGAAAGCAACCAGAAAATGCGAATGCGCCAGCAAATCATGAAACGTTTGAGTGATCGTAACAATTAA
- a CDS encoding YisL family protein, with product MYLLGHIIGWLWLMLTVAIGLSRHSVKSANRFLILSRIGYLLIIITGVALAIRTLSGNWWLTLLKVILGLGTIGLIEVAFARKQESHLNSGLVTLLVCGTLLTIICGIGLHWQLTGNLI from the coding sequence ATGTACTTATTAGGGCACATTATTGGTTGGCTATGGCTCATGCTGACGGTTGCGATTGGTCTCAGTCGTCACTCAGTCAAATCAGCCAATCGCTTTTTGATTCTTAGTCGCATCGGGTACCTGCTAATTATCATCACTGGGGTGGCTTTGGCAATCAGAACCTTATCAGGCAACTGGTGGTTGACCTTGCTAAAAGTGATACTCGGTCTTGGCACGATTGGCCTCATTGAAGTGGCCTTTGCCCGCAAGCAGGAAAGTCATTTGAACTCTGGACTTGTCACCCTACTCGTCTGCGGCACCTTACTAACGATTATTTGTGGCATCGGCTTGCACTGGCAATTGACGGGAAACTTGATTTAA